A window from Leptospira meyeri encodes these proteins:
- a CDS encoding sterol desaturase family protein, with the protein MRLIESIAPFYILLLLLEVIYTRLRKQDYYFYEDSLADLSLGVLSRIFDGMILLGLVFVYNELYKISWGITFLSKIFLSTSSPFHWILLFILLDFLFYWAHRYSHEIKVLWASHVVHHSSEEFNLSVALRQSFVRNIGIGLFYLPLSLLGFPVESYLIIDALNRTYQFWVHTRTIKKLNKWFEFIFVTPSHHRVHHAMNPEYIDRNYGGVFIIWDRIFGTFCEEKQEPRYGLVSQLNTYDPVKAELHVFRDLFGDLWKTKYKWQGIRSFFSYPSVRPDDLQSILDRGVRDPKIWLNHNKWDIDRKSRLPQYRRKVGTSIDRVYLLISFLIPTAFTLYFLKRMHLYSLGETISVFFLLVFSFVSLGRLLEGERNWFRFEIPKYISWLVLLGYFFL; encoded by the coding sequence ATGCGACTCATTGAATCCATTGCACCATTTTACATTCTACTTTTACTACTCGAGGTAATTTACACTCGTTTAAGAAAACAAGATTATTATTTTTATGAAGATTCTTTGGCTGATTTGAGTTTGGGAGTGCTCAGCCGAATTTTTGACGGTATGATCCTTCTCGGTTTGGTTTTTGTATACAATGAATTATACAAAATTTCTTGGGGGATTACCTTTCTTTCAAAAATCTTTTTATCAACATCTTCTCCTTTTCATTGGATTCTCCTTTTTATACTCCTCGATTTTTTGTTTTATTGGGCTCATCGTTATAGCCATGAAATCAAAGTTTTGTGGGCTTCTCATGTAGTACATCATTCAAGTGAAGAATTTAATTTGTCTGTTGCTCTTCGGCAGTCTTTTGTTCGTAATATAGGAATCGGACTATTTTATTTGCCTCTTTCTCTTCTTGGATTCCCAGTGGAATCTTATTTGATCATTGATGCATTAAATCGTACATATCAATTCTGGGTTCATACTCGCACTATTAAAAAACTCAACAAGTGGTTCGAATTTATATTTGTAACACCATCTCATCATAGGGTCCACCATGCTATGAATCCAGAATATATTGATAGAAACTATGGAGGAGTGTTTATCATTTGGGATCGTATTTTTGGAACTTTTTGTGAAGAAAAACAAGAACCTAGATATGGACTTGTTTCTCAACTGAATACTTATGATCCAGTGAAGGCGGAACTTCATGTGTTCCGTGATTTGTTTGGCGATTTGTGGAAAACAAAATATAAGTGGCAAGGGATTCGTTCTTTTTTTTCTTACCCTTCTGTTCGGCCTGATGACCTCCAATCGATTCTTGACCGCGGTGTCAGAGACCCAAAAATATGGTTGAATCATAACAAGTGGGATATTGATAGAAAATCTAGATTACCACAATACAGACGTAAAGTGGGAACATCAATTGATCGAGTTTATCTTTTGATTTCTTTTTTGATCCCTACTGCATTTACTCTATACTTTTTAAAAAGAATGCATCTTTATTCTTTGGGAGAAACAATCTCTGTATTTTTTCTTTTGGTTTTTTCTTTTGTTTCCTTGGGAAGGCTTTTGGAAGGCGAAAGAAATTGGTTCCGATTTGAGATTCCAAAATATATTTCTTGGCTTGTGCTTCTCGGCTATTTTTTCTTATAG
- a CDS encoding ABC-type transport auxiliary lipoprotein, LBF_0736 family: MKALTRFFILIGFTFILTQCFGVSKTFPEKRFFLIEVGEIKQLFAVPKPRTFIVRKVFISQRFEGKEFVYRKENAVYESDFYNSFFIPPAHNFKEEFVRSLLKSGNFEWDASMNTRINVTHFIELNLSQMYGDFRTKEPKAVLEFEIVVYEDKDSISTPVFRKTYKQIQPIEKKDSEALVLGWNLGLTNTFNELNVDLSTRLK, from the coding sequence ATGAAAGCTTTGACCCGTTTTTTTATTTTAATTGGATTCACATTTATTTTAACCCAGTGTTTTGGCGTTAGTAAAACTTTTCCTGAAAAAAGATTTTTTTTAATCGAGGTTGGTGAAATCAAACAATTGTTTGCTGTTCCGAAGCCAAGGACTTTTATTGTTCGAAAGGTTTTTATATCCCAAAGATTCGAAGGAAAAGAATTTGTGTATCGCAAAGAAAATGCTGTATACGAATCCGATTTTTATAATAGTTTTTTTATTCCGCCGGCCCATAACTTTAAGGAAGAGTTTGTCCGTTCTCTTTTGAAGTCAGGTAACTTTGAATGGGATGCGAGTATGAACACCAGAATCAATGTTACGCATTTTATTGAATTAAACCTTTCCCAAATGTATGGTGACTTTCGTACGAAAGAACCAAAAGCGGTTCTAGAATTTGAGATTGTGGTATATGAAGATAAGGATTCTATTTCCACTCCTGTATTCCGAAAAACTTATAAACAAATCCAACCCATTGAAAAAAAAGATTCCGAGGCTTTGGTTCTTGGGTGGAATCTTGGTCTCACCAATACGTTCAATGAGTTAAATGTCGATCTAAGCACGAGGTTAAAATGA
- a CDS encoding histone deacetylase — protein MASNALALIYHSSYNLELPGHVFPAHKYSHLYNRVKRDPVYASWDILLPKKAEEADLELVHTKEYLDDLFSYEHTSRTMYSELPLNRSIVESFMYGVGGTIMASELSKTSQFAFNMGGGYHHSFPDKAEGFCYLNDVAIAIRKQKETNPELNALIIDLDLHQGNGNSYIFQYDDKVFTFSMHQGNLYPKKEVSNLDVNLEPNTKDDEYLTTLETSLNQIRKEFDSNIIYYVAGADPYEDDSLGELKVSMKGLKERDLMVRKFAESLNVPCVVTLAGGYARDFRDTVEIHFNTITAFGEK, from the coding sequence ATGGCATCTAATGCACTCGCTCTCATCTACCATTCTTCGTACAATCTCGAATTACCGGGTCATGTGTTCCCGGCTCATAAGTATTCTCATCTTTATAATCGTGTCAAAAGAGATCCTGTATATGCATCTTGGGACATTTTGCTACCTAAAAAAGCAGAAGAGGCTGACTTAGAACTCGTTCATACAAAAGAATACTTGGACGATTTGTTTAGTTATGAACATACTTCGCGTACGATGTATTCAGAACTTCCGCTTAATCGAAGTATTGTGGAAAGCTTTATGTATGGCGTGGGTGGAACGATAATGGCATCAGAACTTTCAAAAACTTCGCAATTTGCTTTTAATATGGGCGGAGGTTATCACCATAGTTTCCCAGACAAGGCAGAAGGGTTTTGTTATTTGAATGATGTAGCTATAGCTATACGAAAACAAAAAGAAACAAATCCAGAATTAAACGCACTTATCATTGACTTAGATTTGCACCAAGGCAATGGGAATTCTTATATTTTTCAATATGATGACAAAGTTTTCACATTTTCGATGCACCAAGGTAATCTTTATCCAAAAAAAGAAGTATCTAACTTAGATGTGAACTTAGAACCGAATACAAAGGATGATGAGTATTTGACTACGTTAGAAACATCCTTAAATCAAATCCGAAAAGAATTTGATTCCAATATAATTTATTATGTTGCAGGAGCGGATCCTTATGAAGATGATTCTCTTGGAGAATTAAAAGTTTCGATGAAAGGATTGAAAGAAAGGGATTTGATGGTTCGCAAATTTGCAGAGTCGTTAAATGTTCCATGTGTTGTGACACTTGCTGGTGGTTACGCTCGTGACTTTCGTGATACCGTTGAAATTCATTTTAATACGATCACGGCATTCGGTGAAAAATAA
- the pyk gene encoding pyruvate kinase, protein MPEDSKIPNKRTKIICTIGPASANRETILNLIYSGMDLARMNFSHSTHDYHKDIFELLRECEQESGKSIGILADLQGPKIRTGKLGTGPLELKSGDQIAINNKSDFLGTREEIGCTYQYILNDIDVGHKLLIDDGKLSFVVKSKTKEKAILETVIGGTLKDNKGINLPGTPISAPALSEKDIEDLQFALSLGVDYIALSFVRRASDLEMARQFMKDSYAGLIAKIERPEAIQNIEEIIENCDGIMIARGDLGVELDTQYVPIIQKEMITKLNQQGKPVITATQMLETMIDNPRPTRAEASDVANAVMDGTDAVMLSGETASGKYPIETVKTMTSIIQAAEESEIYLSHLRNMDRTEFEVERTALGSAAESISRLINAKAIINFTRSGYSSLLSSEFRPSKPIYSFTPFLGTARKMQLYWGVEAYVMPMMDKFPDMIAFMSKTLKSEGKLKSGDTVVILSGAPGSVAQTVDFIQIHRIK, encoded by the coding sequence ATGCCGGAAGACAGCAAAATCCCTAACAAACGCACGAAAATCATCTGCACCATTGGCCCTGCCTCAGCAAATCGCGAAACCATACTAAATCTTATTTATTCAGGAATGGATTTGGCACGGATGAATTTTTCCCATTCCACTCATGATTACCACAAAGATATCTTCGAATTATTGCGTGAATGTGAGCAAGAATCAGGTAAGTCCATCGGCATCCTTGCAGATTTACAAGGTCCCAAAATCAGAACCGGAAAATTAGGGACTGGGCCTTTGGAGCTCAAATCGGGTGATCAAATTGCTATCAATAACAAGTCGGATTTTCTTGGAACAAGGGAAGAAATTGGATGCACTTACCAATACATCTTAAATGACATTGATGTTGGGCATAAACTTTTGATTGATGATGGCAAACTTTCGTTCGTTGTAAAATCCAAAACAAAAGAAAAAGCAATTTTAGAAACCGTCATTGGAGGAACCTTAAAAGATAATAAAGGAATCAATCTTCCTGGAACTCCAATTTCCGCCCCTGCTCTTTCAGAAAAAGACATCGAAGATTTACAATTCGCATTATCCCTCGGAGTTGACTACATTGCTTTATCGTTTGTTCGACGAGCCAGTGATTTAGAGATGGCAAGACAATTTATGAAAGATAGTTATGCAGGACTCATCGCAAAAATTGAACGGCCTGAAGCCATTCAAAATATTGAAGAAATCATCGAAAACTGTGATGGTATCATGATCGCACGAGGAGACTTAGGTGTGGAGTTAGACACACAATATGTTCCCATCATTCAAAAAGAGATGATCACAAAACTTAACCAGCAAGGGAAACCAGTGATCACCGCAACACAAATGTTAGAAACTATGATTGATAATCCACGTCCCACTCGTGCTGAAGCAAGTGACGTTGCCAATGCTGTTATGGATGGAACAGATGCGGTAATGTTGTCAGGTGAAACTGCCTCGGGGAAATATCCAATAGAAACTGTCAAAACAATGACAAGTATCATCCAAGCTGCAGAAGAATCAGAAATATACTTATCTCATTTGAGAAATATGGATCGAACGGAATTTGAAGTTGAACGAACCGCCCTTGGAAGTGCTGCAGAATCAATTTCTCGATTGATCAATGCAAAGGCGATTATCAATTTCACAAGATCTGGATATTCATCACTACTATCATCCGAATTTCGTCCTTCGAAACCAATTTATTCATTCACACCATTTTTGGGTACAGCAAGAAAGATGCAGTTGTATTGGGGTGTGGAAGCTTATGTGATGCCGATGATGGATAAATTCCCTGATATGATTGCTTTTATGAGTAAAACTCTAAAATCAGAAGGTAAGTTAAAATCCGGAGATACTGTTGTAATACTATCAGGTGCGCCAGGATCGGTAGCACAAACTGTTGATTTTATTCAAATACACAGAATCAAATAA
- a CDS encoding MlaE family ABC transporter permease: MDTIHRQSSFLWEGSNLEIHLPAVFTASETGKDWTTFFDIIKKNPPRSVVVHAGNLTEADSSGVSFLKLIRLECEQRKIQFTLYGLGEQFRYRLSVSEDDSKKNKETHSYSLRRSEKIGKLTIDSLLEFKYLITFTGELTVSFWRSFLHPSKIRWKDTFRVAESMGVNAFPIIAMIGFLLGLIMSFQSAIPMRRFGAEIFVANLVGLSLFRELGPLMTAFILSGRSGSAFAAELGTMKVSEEIDALTTMGLPPVQFLIIPRLVASLLMTPLLTIVFNLFGLIGGAVVLISFGFPLITFINQVNLAVGLSDILGGLLKSYFFGMIIASIGCYRGLKTASGAGAVGESTTSAVVGSIILVSILDGIFSVLYFYLRI; encoded by the coding sequence GTGGATACCATTCATCGACAATCCTCCTTTCTTTGGGAAGGAAGCAACTTAGAAATCCATCTCCCGGCGGTCTTTACTGCCTCGGAAACCGGAAAAGATTGGACAACCTTTTTCGATATCATAAAAAAAAATCCCCCTCGCTCTGTCGTCGTACATGCAGGTAATTTGACAGAAGCAGATTCTTCCGGGGTTTCATTTTTAAAACTAATTCGATTGGAATGTGAACAAAGAAAAATTCAATTCACCTTATATGGATTAGGTGAACAATTTAGATACCGCCTAAGTGTTTCCGAAGACGATAGCAAAAAAAATAAAGAAACACATTCTTACTCTTTGAGAAGATCAGAAAAAATCGGAAAACTTACCATTGATTCTTTGTTAGAGTTCAAATACTTAATCACTTTTACAGGTGAACTTACGGTTTCTTTTTGGCGATCTTTTTTGCATCCTTCTAAAATCCGATGGAAAGATACCTTTCGCGTAGCTGAATCTATGGGGGTTAATGCATTCCCAATCATTGCAATGATTGGATTTTTGCTTGGCCTTATCATGTCCTTCCAATCAGCAATTCCTATGAGAAGGTTTGGAGCAGAAATTTTTGTCGCAAATCTTGTGGGTCTTTCTTTGTTTCGGGAGCTTGGTCCACTGATGACAGCTTTCATTCTTTCTGGAAGGTCTGGTTCTGCATTTGCTGCGGAGCTGGGAACTATGAAAGTTTCTGAAGAAATTGATGCATTGACTACGATGGGTCTTCCTCCGGTTCAATTTCTCATTATCCCTCGTTTGGTGGCGTCTTTACTCATGACTCCTCTCCTCACCATTGTCTTTAATCTATTTGGACTTATCGGTGGAGCAGTGGTGTTGATTAGTTTTGGTTTCCCACTCATTACTTTCATCAACCAAGTGAATTTGGCAGTGGGTTTGTCCGATATTTTAGGTGGACTCTTAAAATCTTATTTTTTTGGGATGATCATTGCATCCATTGGTTGTTATCGAGGTCTAAAAACTGCATCGGGAGCAGGAGCTGTTGGAGAATCTACCACCTCAGCCGTTGTTGGTTCTATCATACTTGTTTCCATCCTAGATGGAATTTTTTCCGTCTTATACTTTTATTTACGAATATGA
- a CDS encoding AraC family transcriptional regulator, giving the protein MWNLTSHLIAFSAGLSLLFAWGEFLRKNSSGQTKVQGLLFLFAAMFQAHTFFTTSGLYQLFPHFYLIHLPFTACIGALLKRYFSELWDESPNRNQFSFWELVPAAIVTILLTPFYLSSASEKIALHTKYLLEGVPLKFQITILIAVFPIFYAAFYVFGQMVKYIRLERFKSSAHLRLVGIVVGIGAFSSLIGVYTLFFHQRHGLELVSTFIALLLIGIYLLRQKSPELWGEVQRIVIEEKKYQTSQLGGFNLETLQNQLIHLMEDERIYRDESINLEKLANQMDLSEHQLSEYLNLHQKKSFFHLVNHYRIREAKELFASHPERNILTIAYDVGFPSKSTFYDAFKREVGTSPSEFRKSLGK; this is encoded by the coding sequence ATGTGGAATCTCACAAGTCATTTGATTGCTTTTTCTGCAGGACTTTCTCTACTCTTTGCCTGGGGAGAATTCCTGAGAAAAAACTCGAGTGGGCAAACCAAAGTGCAGGGTTTATTATTTCTCTTTGCAGCAATGTTCCAAGCGCATACCTTTTTTACGACCAGTGGACTTTACCAACTTTTTCCGCATTTTTATTTGATCCATTTGCCTTTCACGGCATGTATTGGTGCCCTCCTCAAACGATATTTTTCAGAACTTTGGGATGAAAGTCCCAATAGAAATCAATTTTCATTTTGGGAACTGGTTCCCGCAGCCATTGTTACCATCCTTCTGACTCCTTTTTACCTTTCTTCGGCTTCCGAAAAAATTGCGCTCCACACAAAATATTTGTTAGAAGGAGTTCCGCTTAAATTTCAAATCACAATTCTCATAGCAGTTTTTCCCATATTTTATGCTGCTTTTTACGTCTTCGGACAAATGGTAAAATACATTCGTTTGGAACGTTTCAAAAGTTCAGCTCATCTTCGTTTGGTGGGAATTGTTGTAGGGATTGGCGCTTTTTCAAGTTTGATAGGAGTTTACACTTTATTTTTCCACCAAAGACATGGACTCGAATTGGTATCCACCTTTATTGCGTTACTTTTGATTGGCATTTACTTACTCAGACAAAAAAGTCCAGAACTATGGGGTGAGGTACAAAGGATTGTGATTGAAGAAAAAAAATACCAAACATCCCAATTGGGTGGATTCAATTTGGAAACACTCCAAAACCAACTGATCCATTTGATGGAAGATGAAAGAATCTATCGTGATGAAAGTATCAATTTAGAAAAGTTAGCCAACCAAATGGATCTTTCCGAACACCAACTTTCAGAATATTTGAACCTCCACCAAAAAAAGAGTTTTTTTCATCTAGTCAACCACTACCGAATCCGCGAAGCAAAGGAACTTTTTGCTTCGCACCCGGAACGAAATATCCTTACCATCGCTTATGATGTTGGTTTCCCTTCTAAATCCACTTTCTATGACGCCTTCAAACGGGAGGTAGGTACAAGTCCTAGTGAATTTAGAAAGTCACTTGGGAAATGA
- a CDS encoding VOC family protein, which translates to MKYLHTMIRVLDLDRALNFFVDILGLKVTRRNEHPEGKFTLVFLSTGDAEAPEIELTYNWGQTDPYTVGRNFGHLAYEVDDIYLTCERIQKMGVQINRPPRDGRMAFVRSPDLISIELLQKGNPLPPKEPWVSMPNTGEW; encoded by the coding sequence ATGAAATATTTACATACAATGATTCGTGTATTGGATTTGGACCGTGCTTTAAATTTTTTTGTGGATATCCTTGGTTTAAAAGTCACCCGAAGGAATGAACACCCGGAAGGCAAATTCACTCTTGTGTTTTTGTCTACAGGTGATGCAGAAGCCCCAGAGATCGAACTCACATACAATTGGGGCCAAACGGATCCATATACGGTGGGTAGAAATTTTGGTCATTTGGCATATGAGGTAGATGATATTTATCTTACTTGTGAACGAATTCAGAAAATGGGAGTTCAAATCAATCGTCCCCCGCGCGATGGTCGTATGGCGTTTGTTAGGTCACCTGATCTCATTTCAATTGAGCTTTTACAAAAAGGGAATCCGTTACCTCCTAAGGAACCTTGGGTATCTATGCCAAATACTGGTGAGTGGTAA
- a CDS encoding sterol desaturase family protein codes for MFGGPVECDLVLDCVTKIGFTQGVLNFLRYYPIAGFAFLLFYVWRKGFFETYRIQKVYPKAEKVWKEFRQSAITLIVFTLVAVTNITLMKAKIVPSAVYFGPVTGWSGIGYIILSFLLFTIWHETWFYWMHRFAHIKKVYPHVHSEHHQSVNPSPLAAYRFQATEAFLEAIYIVPFVMFVPVHFYVVLFHTFYAMILNIWWHLGYEFFPKGWASHPITKWINTSTHHNLHHQKFQGNYSLYFNVWDRLMGTNFPYYESYYEQVTEERDRKRREQKPKKKVGAEVLAS; via the coding sequence ATGTTTGGTGGACCTGTTGAGTGTGATTTAGTTTTAGATTGTGTAACCAAAATTGGTTTCACACAAGGTGTTTTAAATTTTCTGCGTTATTACCCAATTGCAGGATTTGCATTTCTCTTATTCTATGTTTGGCGAAAGGGTTTTTTTGAAACCTATCGCATCCAAAAAGTTTATCCTAAAGCTGAAAAAGTTTGGAAAGAGTTTCGCCAATCTGCGATTACACTAATTGTTTTCACTTTAGTTGCAGTCACGAATATCACTTTGATGAAAGCAAAAATTGTCCCAAGTGCTGTGTATTTCGGACCGGTTACAGGATGGTCAGGAATCGGATATATTATCCTTAGTTTCCTACTTTTCACAATTTGGCATGAAACTTGGTTCTATTGGATGCATAGATTCGCTCATATAAAAAAAGTTTACCCACATGTCCATTCGGAACACCACCAATCAGTCAACCCTTCTCCACTTGCTGCTTACCGGTTTCAAGCAACAGAAGCTTTTTTAGAAGCCATCTACATTGTTCCTTTTGTTATGTTTGTTCCTGTACATTTTTATGTGGTCTTATTCCATACCTTTTATGCGATGATTCTGAATATTTGGTGGCATTTAGGATATGAGTTTTTCCCAAAAGGTTGGGCTTCTCACCCAATTACCAAATGGATCAATACATCCACTCACCATAACCTCCATCACCAAAAATTCCAGGGCAACTATTCCCTTTATTTCAATGTATGGGACCGTTTGATGGGAACAAACTTTCCATATTATGAATCTTACTATGAGCAAGTCACAGAAGAAAGAGACAGAAAACGAAGAGAACAAAAACCAAAGAAAAAAGTGGGAGCTGAAGTGTTAGCTTCTTAA
- a CDS encoding ABC transporter ATP-binding protein, whose product MKEKPIIRVEHLTTGYGHTVIMEDISFEVNRGEIFGILGGSGCGKSTVLKNMIGLTSPFSGRIWIDEDDIVLAEGKKKIEIWNRIGVMYQQSALFGSMSLLENIRLPLEEFTKLPLPIMNEIAMTKLKMVGLFPFAHLYPAELSGGMKKRAAIARAMAMDPEILFLDEPSAGLDPITSVELDHLIIRLSRTLGVTFVIVTHELPSVFTMADRVIVLDKGKKGIIAEGKPKDLKEKSKDPFVKQFFNRIPQESSQL is encoded by the coding sequence ATGAAAGAAAAACCAATCATTCGAGTGGAACATTTGACAACGGGATATGGCCATACTGTCATTATGGAAGATATCTCATTTGAAGTGAACCGAGGAGAAATATTTGGAATTCTCGGCGGTTCAGGCTGTGGTAAATCTACGGTTTTAAAAAATATGATTGGTTTAACATCACCATTTAGTGGTCGTATATGGATTGATGAAGATGACATCGTTTTGGCAGAAGGAAAGAAAAAAATAGAAATCTGGAACCGAATTGGAGTGATGTACCAACAAAGTGCTTTGTTTGGGTCCATGTCCTTATTAGAGAATATTCGATTACCTTTAGAAGAATTTACAAAACTCCCTTTGCCAATCATGAATGAAATTGCCATGACCAAATTAAAAATGGTTGGGCTTTTCCCCTTTGCTCATCTGTATCCTGCTGAACTTTCGGGCGGTATGAAAAAACGTGCGGCCATTGCTCGTGCTATGGCAATGGATCCAGAGATTCTATTTTTAGATGAACCTAGTGCAGGATTAGATCCGATCACAAGCGTGGAATTAGACCACCTAATCATTCGTTTGTCGAGAACACTAGGAGTTACTTTTGTAATCGTAACACATGAACTTCCTTCCGTGTTTACTATGGCGGATAGAGTGATTGTTTTAGACAAAGGTAAAAAAGGAATCATTGCAGAAGGCAAACCGAAAGACTTAAAAGAAAAATCAAAAGACCCTTTTGTAAAACAATTCTTCAACCGTATCCCTCAGGAGAGTTCTCAATTATGA
- a CDS encoding NAD(P)/FAD-dependent oxidoreductase, whose translation MKKKPRVAIIGAGASGCFAALQIEAELQGLCEIQIFEKSKEPLSKLRISGGGRCNVTHNLFDPELLSDRYPRGNKELRWAFESFGPKNTIDWFEKRGVSLKAEADGRMFPTTDSSETIIQCFLNELKSKKIPIHFEQGLVGIYTNAKSDLSYEFRVLWEGGMEDTFDFVVIATGSNRKVWSILKKLGHKIIPPVPSLFTLTLENTDLMELTGLVVPFSEIKVLPKGKPQKGPILITHWGLSGPAALRLSAWEARNLFEESYKVDLSINWIGGGKAQNIEEIYLSKKEKSPAEKLTPDPDWKLPSRFWEWLLKETKIQPNKRYSDISKSEIRNLSLTLTQTKLRMVAKGVFKEEFVTAGGVSRKDIQFQTMESKKTPGLFFTGEVIDVDGITGGFNFQNAWTTATIAARGIRKVVVI comes from the coding sequence TTGAAAAAAAAACCAAGAGTTGCCATTATCGGTGCGGGTGCTTCAGGATGTTTTGCAGCACTACAGATCGAAGCTGAGTTACAAGGTTTATGTGAAATTCAAATTTTTGAAAAATCGAAAGAACCTCTTTCTAAACTTCGAATATCCGGTGGTGGGAGATGCAATGTAACCCATAACCTTTTTGATCCAGAACTTCTTTCTGATCGTTACCCAAGAGGAAACAAGGAACTACGATGGGCTTTTGAAAGTTTTGGACCCAAAAATACGATCGATTGGTTTGAGAAAAGGGGAGTTTCTCTGAAAGCAGAAGCAGATGGAAGGATGTTTCCAACGACAGATTCTTCTGAAACGATCATCCAATGTTTCCTAAACGAATTAAAATCTAAAAAGATCCCAATTCACTTTGAACAAGGGTTAGTTGGTATATATACAAACGCCAAATCGGATCTTTCTTATGAATTCCGTGTTCTTTGGGAAGGTGGTATGGAAGATACTTTTGATTTTGTTGTCATCGCAACCGGTTCCAACAGAAAGGTTTGGAGTATTCTGAAAAAATTAGGACATAAAATCATTCCTCCAGTCCCTTCTCTTTTCACTTTGACTTTGGAAAATACTGATCTTATGGAATTAACTGGCCTCGTGGTTCCTTTTTCTGAAATCAAAGTTTTACCCAAAGGCAAACCACAAAAAGGTCCGATTCTGATTACACATTGGGGTTTGAGCGGTCCTGCCGCTTTACGATTGTCAGCTTGGGAAGCTCGGAATTTATTTGAAGAAAGTTATAAAGTAGATCTGTCCATCAATTGGATTGGAGGGGGGAAGGCTCAAAACATTGAGGAAATTTACCTTTCAAAAAAAGAAAAATCTCCTGCAGAAAAATTGACACCAGATCCGGATTGGAAACTTCCCAGTCGATTTTGGGAGTGGTTATTAAAAGAAACAAAGATTCAACCAAATAAACGTTATTCAGATATTTCCAAATCGGAAATTCGAAATTTGAGTCTTACTCTAACACAGACTAAATTAAGAATGGTTGCGAAAGGAGTATTCAAAGAAGAGTTTGTGACGGCAGGCGGAGTTTCTAGAAAAGATATACAATTCCAAACCATGGAAAGTAAAAAAACGCCTGGGCTTTTTTTTACTGGCGAAGTTATCGATGTGGATGGAATTACCGGTGGGTTTAATTTTCAGAATGCTTGGACTACGGCTACCATCGCAGCCCGAGGCATTCGTAAAGTCGTTGTTATTTGA
- a CDS encoding MlaD family protein yields MNQSNKIYFKVGIFVLVSFFTLILFLIVFTAGNIFQRSVSLETYFDESVQGLDIGSPVKHRGVKVGTVQEITFVQNEYSDKLTEDTELRYGRYVLIKMSVPDFVKGVYGNDLKKTVQRMIQSGLRVRLASQGLTGTAYLEVDYLNPEKNPPLSIEWEPKTIYIPSAPSTISRFTASVDKFFDKVEKADVDKILLGVGELIRNLNQTIQEAKLGDLARESTGLLVDLRKTNAEVKALIASPETQGLPKKLDASVTQLQTTLKRLDTLLVANQGDISTSIENLRIASEDLKEVTSNAKKYPSQFLFGEAPNKSKLWK; encoded by the coding sequence ATGAACCAATCGAATAAAATTTATTTCAAAGTTGGGATTTTTGTCCTAGTTAGTTTTTTTACACTGATTTTGTTTTTGATTGTATTCACTGCCGGAAACATCTTTCAAAGATCGGTCAGCCTTGAGACTTATTTCGATGAATCGGTCCAAGGTCTCGATATCGGTTCTCCAGTGAAACACCGTGGTGTAAAAGTCGGAACAGTCCAAGAGATCACTTTTGTACAAAATGAATATTCGGACAAACTCACAGAAGATACAGAACTTCGGTATGGAAGATATGTTTTAATTAAAATGTCCGTTCCTGATTTTGTGAAAGGTGTTTATGGAAATGATTTAAAGAAAACTGTGCAGAGAATGATCCAGAGCGGGCTTCGTGTGCGTCTCGCATCGCAAGGGTTAACTGGAACTGCCTACCTCGAAGTTGACTATTTAAATCCAGAAAAAAATCCTCCTTTGTCTATTGAATGGGAACCAAAAACAATTTACATTCCTTCTGCACCAAGTACAATCTCTCGTTTCACTGCTTCCGTAGATAAATTTTTTGACAAAGTTGAAAAAGCAGATGTTGATAAAATTCTATTGGGTGTGGGTGAACTCATTCGAAATTTGAACCAAACCATCCAAGAAGCAAAGTTGGGAGATTTGGCACGTGAATCTACAGGGCTTCTTGTAGACCTTCGTAAAACAAACGCAGAGGTCAAAGCACTCATTGCGAGTCCTGAAACGCAAGGATTGCCAAAAAAATTAGATGCATCTGTTACACAATTACAAACTACTTTAAAACGTTTGGATACACTCCTTGTAGCGAATCAGGGCGATATATCTACATCAATTGAAAATTTACGCATTGCATCAGAGGACTTAAAAGAAGTGACATCGAATGCTAAAAAATACCCATCTCAGTTTCTTTTCGGAGAAGCACCAAACAAGTCTAAACTTTGGAAATAA